In Deferribacterota bacterium, a single window of DNA contains:
- the pstA gene encoding phosphate ABC transporter permease PstA, which yields MNYRKKRYLINYISLFLSFLAALLGLFWLVFILFNVLYNGFSYLAPNIFTEEYAPILMGGGGLKHALIGQLIITIIAVLIGVPIGILGGTYIAEYGRNNKIANFTSTISDIMISVPSIVIGTFVYALLVRPFGSFNGLSGGIALAIIMIPVVLRTTEDMMRLVPWQLREAAFALGAPYYKVIMNVVYKSAITGIFTGILLAIARVAGETAPLLFTSFNNAYTTYKLTEPMPSLTVTIYQYATSPYESWHKIAWAGSLIITLFILLITIIGRFIIKWRYK from the coding sequence ATGAATTATAGAAAAAAAAGATATCTCATAAATTATATTTCTTTGTTTTTATCCTTTCTAGCAGCATTGTTAGGTTTATTCTGGCTTGTTTTTATACTATTTAATGTTTTATACAATGGTTTCTCATACCTAGCACCAAATATTTTTACTGAAGAATATGCTCCTATCTTAATGGGTGGCGGAGGATTAAAACATGCCCTTATTGGCCAACTAATTATCACAATAATTGCAGTTTTAATAGGTGTGCCCATAGGAATTTTAGGTGGCACTTATATAGCTGAATACGGAAGAAATAATAAAATTGCAAATTTTACAAGCACCATTTCAGATATAATGATAAGCGTCCCATCTATTGTAATTGGAACCTTTGTCTATGCCCTACTTGTAAGACCTTTTGGTTCTTTTAATGGTTTAAGTGGAGGCATTGCCCTTGCAATTATAATGATACCTGTGGTACTAAGAACCACAGAAGATATGATGCGACTTGTACCGTGGCAATTGAGAGAAGCAGCCTTTGCCCTTGGAGCACCCTATTATAAGGTTATTATGAATGTTGTCTATAAAAGTGCTATAACAGGCATTTTTACTGGTATACTACTGGCAATTGCACGTGTAGCTGGTGAAACAGCCCCCCTATTATTTACATCCTTCAACAACGCTTACACCACTTATAAACTAACAGAACCAATGCCTTCCCTAACAGTAACTATATATCAATATGCAACAAGCCCCTACGAAAGCTGGCATAAAATAGCATGGGCAGGTTCATTAATTATTACCCTATTTATACTATTAATAACAATAATTGGAAGATTTATTATCAAATGGAGGTATAAATAA
- a CDS encoding winged helix-turn-helix domain-containing protein has product MNSSILIIEDEDELREIIKFNLEKENFNVYDSGNANDALIMLDELSPDLILLDLMLPGLKGEQFLNILKKNEKYKNILVIVISAKDKEDDIVKCLESGADDYLVKPFSIRVLITKVKKLLEKSFDIKEDIKEYKDIKIDESNYKIYVDGKPLELTHKEYSLLCFLVKHPKKVFTRNQLLSNVWGYSSDVYTRTVDSHISSLRKKLKDKGSYIKSIQKIGYKFE; this is encoded by the coding sequence ATGAATAGTAGTATACTTATAATAGAAGATGAGGATGAATTAAGAGAGATAATAAAATTTAATTTAGAGAAAGAAAACTTTAATGTATATGATTCAGGAAATGCAAATGACGCACTAATAATGCTAGATGAATTGTCCCCCGATCTTATCCTTCTTGACTTAATGTTACCTGGACTTAAGGGAGAACAATTTTTAAATATCCTCAAAAAGAATGAAAAATATAAAAATATATTGGTGATCGTAATATCCGCAAAGGATAAGGAGGATGATATTGTCAAATGCTTAGAAAGTGGAGCAGATGATTATTTGGTAAAACCCTTTAGCATAAGAGTTTTGATAACTAAGGTAAAAAAACTCTTGGAAAAATCCTTTGATATAAAAGAGGATATTAAAGAATATAAGGACATTAAAATCGATGAATCTAATTACAAAATCTACGTAGATGGAAAGCCTTTGGAGTTAACCCATAAAGAATACTCACTACTTTGCTTCTTAGTTAAACATCCGAAAAAAGTGTTCACTAGAAATCAATTGCTCTCTAATGTTTGGGGTTATTCAAGTGATGTATATACAAGAACCGTTGATTCACATATATCTTCTCTTAGAAAAAAGTTAAAAGATAAAGGATCCTATATAAAGTCAATTCAGAAAATTGGCTATAAATTTGAATAA
- a CDS encoding ATP-binding protein, which translates to MNNLILFSIIFLLVIYIFYINYSISKIIKIIKKLKKKDVYIKWPNFKSKSLNYIIDFLIDTRENLITREKELTLHLNLIKNILELLDEGVILIDKNGYVIHFNNWAKKNLNLSIEAKKHLLYTTNNAKLLDLFSNILENKENIYNTEYYNNDRVLTILCKTFDEYRLIIFLDVTERTMYGQYKYELTANLTHELKTPVSLIMNYAETLLINPDIDKNTQIKFLNSIYRGSERLNKLINDIVQLYKIESLEKNIEYIKVENLDIIDVINELKDYYAHTDREITFNNNVKYCKIGREHLLSILTNLIDNAIKYTDKEIRIDLDKKENTLIIAVSDRGPKIADKEKNRIFERFYTNSRTRNIENKGTGLGLSIVKHIAKLYSGKVYLKTNSKGGNTFVIELNV; encoded by the coding sequence TTGAATAATCTAATACTATTTTCAATTATTTTTTTATTAGTTATCTATATTTTCTATATAAATTATTCAATTAGTAAAATAATTAAAATAATTAAAAAACTAAAAAAGAAAGACGTTTACATAAAATGGCCAAATTTCAAATCTAAATCACTAAATTATATTATTGATTTCTTAATTGATACTAGAGAAAATCTAATAACAAGAGAAAAAGAATTAACACTCCACTTAAATCTTATTAAAAATATTTTAGAATTGTTAGATGAAGGCGTTATCTTAATTGACAAGAATGGCTATGTAATACATTTTAACAACTGGGCAAAAAAAAATCTAAATCTCTCTATTGAAGCTAAGAAACATCTACTTTATACAACAAACAATGCTAAATTATTAGATCTTTTTTCTAATATTCTAGAAAATAAAGAAAATATTTATAATACTGAATATTATAATAATGATAGAGTCTTAACAATTCTTTGCAAAACCTTTGATGAATATAGGCTAATAATATTTCTTGACGTTACAGAGCGTACAATGTACGGACAGTATAAATATGAGCTAACAGCAAATCTAACACATGAACTAAAAACGCCTGTTTCATTAATTATGAATTACGCAGAAACATTATTAATAAATCCAGATATAGATAAAAATACCCAAATAAAATTTTTAAACTCAATCTACCGGGGCTCTGAGAGATTGAATAAACTAATAAATGATATTGTTCAGCTTTATAAAATTGAATCATTAGAGAAAAATATTGAATATATAAAAGTTGAAAATTTAGATATTATTGATGTCATAAATGAATTAAAAGATTATTATGCTCATACAGATAGAGAGATCACTTTCAATAATAATGTGAAATATTGTAAGATTGGGAGAGAACATCTATTAAGTATCCTTACAAATCTTATAGACAATGCAATCAAATATACAGATAAAGAGATACGAATAGATTTAGATAAAAAAGAAAATACCCTTATAATAGCTGTAAGTGATAGAGGTCCAAAAATAGCTGATAAAGAAAAAAATAGAATTTTTGAGAGGTTTTATACAAATTCCCGCACGCGCAATATTGAAAACAAAGGAACTGGGCTTGGCTTATCAATTGTAAAACATATTGCAAAACTTTATTCAGGCAAAGTATACCTTAAGACAAATAGTAAAGGTGGCAATACCTTTGTTATTGAATTAAACGTATAG
- the recJ gene encoding single-stranded-DNA-specific exonuclease RecJ, which produces MEHIDSIKRLEKGYKYYWYYNEVDITPLLSIGYKLRIPLKILEILIKRGIKNKEDLVIFIESPLNKFLNPFDLKGVDKAVEKIYNALKEKQKICIYGDYDVDGITATSVLYLFLKEVGANVTYYIPNSLREGYSLNKNAIKILAKQNVDLLITVDCGINSYEEILIANSVGIDVIVTDHHKPNEHMSYSNITIINPYRYDETYPFKGLSGVGVIFKIILALQYFLDKKGYFNKNIKRPKLINYLDLVSLGTIGDVSPLVSENRIIVKHGLQLLSNNFARTGIQELKKAIGLYHNNINVSHVSYMINPRINAAARAGDSDYSVRLLTTKNINEAKKLVTHLNEANKKRQYTEKQTLNDSLKKIDKYNLLEKDSALILYSHNWDPAIIGVIASKILEYFNRPTVVVAFNNNIGKGSARSSKSFNLYKSIESLSKFLYEYGGHRNAVGLKIDYKYIKEFGVAFNDYVEKNLTGKYATSEITIDAIIEPDDLTGEFIEWLEKLEPYGEGNPKPILLMKDVNFIPPVKFTGKNNDTLRGFIEKNNKVIEVVGYKMNNAKKEIKNLKNLDIIFTIERTQWANDEILIKLIDIKKAH; this is translated from the coding sequence ATGGAACATATAGATTCAATAAAAAGGCTAGAAAAAGGATATAAATACTATTGGTATTACAACGAAGTTGATATTACCCCTCTGCTTTCAATTGGATATAAACTTAGGATCCCCTTAAAAATACTAGAAATTCTAATAAAAAGGGGCATTAAAAATAAAGAAGACCTAGTTATTTTTATTGAATCGCCTCTAAATAAATTTCTAAATCCTTTTGATCTAAAAGGTGTCGATAAAGCTGTAGAAAAAATATATAACGCCCTTAAGGAAAAACAAAAAATTTGCATTTACGGTGATTATGATGTTGATGGTATAACTGCAACATCAGTGCTTTACCTTTTCCTAAAAGAAGTTGGTGCAAATGTTACTTATTATATACCTAACAGTTTACGTGAAGGATATTCACTCAATAAAAATGCAATAAAAATTTTAGCAAAACAAAATGTTGATTTACTAATAACAGTTGATTGCGGAATAAATTCATACGAAGAAATTCTTATAGCTAACTCGGTGGGTATAGATGTTATAGTTACAGATCATCATAAACCAAATGAGCATATGTCCTATTCTAACATTACTATTATAAACCCCTATAGATATGATGAGACATATCCCTTTAAAGGATTATCAGGTGTTGGAGTTATATTTAAAATTATATTAGCTCTACAATATTTTCTTGATAAAAAAGGATATTTTAATAAAAATATTAAAAGACCAAAGTTAATAAACTATTTAGATCTCGTGAGTTTAGGAACTATTGGTGATGTCTCACCGCTAGTAAGTGAAAATAGGATAATTGTAAAGCATGGACTGCAACTTTTAAGTAATAATTTTGCTAGAACAGGTATTCAAGAATTAAAAAAGGCAATTGGCTTATATCATAATAATATTAACGTGTCCCACGTAAGCTATATGATAAATCCGCGCATTAATGCAGCTGCAAGAGCAGGAGACAGTGATTATAGTGTTAGGCTTTTAACCACAAAAAATATTAATGAGGCGAAAAAATTAGTAACTCACTTAAATGAAGCAAATAAAAAAAGACAGTATACTGAGAAACAAACACTTAATGATTCGCTAAAAAAAATAGATAAATATAATCTATTAGAAAAAGATAGTGCCTTAATATTATATTCACACAATTGGGATCCAGCAATCATAGGTGTAATTGCATCAAAAATACTAGAATATTTTAATAGGCCAACAGTGGTTGTTGCATTTAATAACAACATAGGAAAGGGTTCTGCAAGAAGCAGTAAATCATTCAACCTATATAAGAGTATAGAATCCTTATCAAAATTTTTATATGAATACGGAGGCCATAGAAATGCTGTAGGCTTAAAAATAGATTATAAATATATCAAAGAGTTTGGCGTTGCATTTAATGATTATGTTGAAAAAAATCTAACTGGTAAATATGCAACATCTGAAATAACTATTGATGCAATTATAGAACCCGATGATTTAACGGGAGAATTTATAGAATGGCTAGAAAAACTTGAACCCTATGGCGAAGGAAACCCAAAGCCTATACTACTCATGAAGGATGTAAACTTTATCCCACCAGTAAAGTTTACAGGCAAAAATAATGATACCTTAAGGGGTTTTATAGAGAAAAATAATAAAGTTATTGAGGTTGTTGGTTATAAAATGAATAATGCAAAAAAAGAAATTAAAAATTTAAAAAATCTTGATATTATATTCACTATAGAAAGAACTCAGTGGGCAAATGATGAAATATTGATTAAACTTATCGATATAAAAAAAGCACATTAA
- the phoU gene encoding phosphate signaling complex protein PhoU — MKIYFEEEYVKIKSYLAKMTNITTEMLENAITALVNIDSDLAKNTIKLDNKVDYLENKIDSICIKVLALYEPKAIDLRFVITTLRIIVDIERIADHCVGIARETLNLIKYPPLKPYIDLPLMGEQAGYMLKEAIDAFFSYDDENAINIIKQDKKIDDLYVQVVRELLTYVTNDATTISQILSLMFIGKSLERIGDYTKNVCEQVYFMSTGKMIRHRLKSRKDNE, encoded by the coding sequence ATGAAAATTTATTTCGAAGAGGAATATGTTAAAATAAAATCATATCTAGCTAAGATGACTAATATAACAACAGAAATGCTTGAAAATGCTATTACGGCTCTTGTAAATATAGATTCTGATCTAGCAAAAAATACTATTAAATTGGACAATAAAGTAGATTATCTTGAAAATAAAATAGACAGTATATGCATAAAAGTACTGGCATTATATGAACCAAAAGCGATTGACCTTAGATTTGTTATAACAACACTTAGAATAATAGTAGATATTGAAAGGATAGCAGATCACTGTGTTGGCATTGCGAGAGAAACGTTAAACTTAATCAAATACCCTCCACTTAAACCTTACATTGATTTGCCACTAATGGGTGAACAGGCGGGATATATGTTAAAAGAAGCAATAGATGCATTTTTTTCATATGATGATGAAAATGCAATTAATATAATAAAACAAGATAAAAAAATTGATGATCTATATGTACAAGTTGTAAGGGAACTTCTTACCTATGTAACTAATGACGCAACTACAATATCCCAAATCCTCTCTCTTATGTTTATCGGAAAGAGTTTAGAAAGAATTGGTGATTATACTAAAAACGTATGTGAACAAGTATATTTTATGTCTACTGGTAAAATGATTAGACATAGATTAAAATCGAGGAAAGATAATGAATAG
- a CDS encoding DUF167 domain-containing protein: protein MIINVYVKTNARDNEFVEVIEDLFVIKLKARPVGGAANRELLKYLSSKLGVAKSSLEIVKGLKSKHKKIEVKNNFTFTEILEKVKGE from the coding sequence ATGATTATTAATGTTTATGTTAAGACAAATGCTAGAGATAACGAGTTTGTTGAAGTTATAGAGGATCTATTTGTAATTAAATTAAAAGCTAGACCTGTAGGTGGGGCAGCTAATAGAGAATTGTTGAAGTATTTAAGCTCAAAATTGGGTGTAGCAAAGAGTAGTTTAGAAATTGTTAAAGGGTTAAAATCTAAACATAAAAAAATTGAGGTTAAGAATAACTTTACTTTTACTGAAATATTAGAAAAAGTAAAAGGAGAATAA
- the pstB gene encoding phosphate ABC transporter ATP-binding protein PstB gives MSVISEQSKILKIQNLSFYYNNNIEALKDINMEIEKNKVTALIGPSGCGKTTLLRCINRMHDLYPGNKYEGKIIYNNLNLLELEDITSLRSQIGMVFQSPTAFPMSVFDNIAYGLKLKGIKNKKVLKQRVEKALKDAALFDEVKDKLNSRATELSGGQQQRLCIARALAVEPEIILFDEPTSALDPISTGKIEDLIYTLKKNITIVIVTHNMQQAARISDYTAFMYLGKLVEYDKTDIIFTRPKEKETENYITGKFG, from the coding sequence ATGTCCGTTATTAGTGAACAGAGTAAAATCTTAAAAATACAAAATCTAAGCTTTTATTATAATAACAATATAGAGGCTTTAAAAGATATTAATATGGAGATAGAAAAAAACAAAGTAACAGCCCTAATTGGACCTTCTGGGTGCGGTAAAACTACTCTTCTTAGGTGTATAAATAGAATGCATGATCTTTATCCAGGCAATAAATATGAAGGCAAAATTATATATAATAATCTAAATTTGTTAGAATTAGAGGATATAACAAGTCTAAGAAGCCAAATTGGAATGGTTTTTCAATCTCCAACAGCCTTCCCTATGTCAGTATTTGATAATATAGCATATGGTTTAAAATTGAAGGGAATAAAAAATAAAAAAGTATTAAAACAAAGAGTTGAAAAAGCATTAAAGGATGCTGCATTATTTGACGAGGTTAAAGACAAATTAAATAGTAGAGCCACTGAACTGTCAGGGGGACAACAACAGAGGCTTTGTATTGCTAGAGCTTTAGCAGTAGAACCTGAAATTATACTATTTGACGAGCCAACAAGTGCATTAGATCCTATATCAACTGGAAAGATTGAGGATTTAATTTATACGTTAAAGAAAAATATTACAATAGTAATAGTAACACATAATATGCAACAAGCAGCACGTATATCAGACTACACAGCTTTTATGTATCTAGGTAAACTTGTAGAATATGATAAAACTGATATAATATTTACAAGACCAAAAGAAAAAGAGACAGAGAATTATATAACAGGAAAATTTGGTTAA